A window of Brevibacterium ihuae contains these coding sequences:
- a CDS encoding LLM class flavin-dependent oxidoreductase has translation MKLSVLDLIPVRGEQTTADALHASKQLVETADRLGYTRYWVAEHHNMQSVASTTPGIELMHLGQNTERIRLGSGGVMLPNHAPLAVAEQFSLLAAVYGDRIDLGIGRAPGTDPITSMAMRGHLGEGRMVDREGNPIDPVEAFPQHVMDTIALLSPDGAAVPMFGGREHRLAATPRPTASPQVWLLGSSGYSAQLSAALGLPYVFAHHFSGHGTEAALNLYRNSFSPTAHPGQPETGSPTTFLTVNAVVADTREEALELAEPYMFTMANLRIGAPITTLPLVGADVREKMTAGHREVAEKMITAWVVGTPEEAAEQLRETAERFEVDEVMIHPVAGGRPEDPIDETPARVRTLEHLAEVLLG, from the coding sequence ATGAAGCTCTCTGTCCTCGATCTCATCCCGGTGCGCGGTGAACAGACGACCGCTGACGCCCTCCATGCCTCGAAGCAGCTCGTCGAGACCGCCGACCGGCTCGGCTACACCCGCTACTGGGTGGCCGAGCACCACAACATGCAGTCCGTCGCGTCGACCACGCCGGGCATCGAGCTCATGCACCTCGGGCAGAACACCGAGCGCATCCGCCTGGGATCCGGCGGGGTCATGTTGCCCAACCATGCCCCGCTCGCCGTCGCGGAGCAGTTCTCGCTGCTCGCCGCGGTGTACGGCGACCGGATCGACCTGGGCATCGGGCGGGCTCCGGGCACCGACCCCATCACCTCGATGGCGATGCGCGGCCACCTGGGCGAGGGGCGGATGGTCGATCGCGAGGGGAACCCGATCGACCCCGTCGAGGCATTCCCGCAGCACGTGATGGACACGATCGCACTGCTGTCGCCGGACGGTGCCGCCGTGCCGATGTTCGGAGGACGCGAGCACCGACTCGCGGCGACCCCGCGCCCGACCGCCTCACCGCAGGTGTGGCTGCTCGGCTCGAGCGGGTACTCGGCGCAGCTGTCCGCCGCGCTCGGGCTGCCCTACGTGTTCGCCCACCACTTCTCCGGCCACGGCACCGAGGCCGCGCTCAACCTCTACCGGAACTCCTTCAGCCCCACTGCACACCCAGGTCAGCCGGAGACCGGGAGTCCGACGACCTTCCTCACCGTCAACGCCGTCGTCGCCGACACCCGTGAGGAGGCGCTCGAGCTCGCCGAACCGTACATGTTCACCATGGCGAACCTCCGGATCGGTGCTCCGATCACCACCCTGCCGCTCGTCGGCGCCGATGTGCGGGAGAAGATGACCGCCGGCCACCGGGAGGTCGCGGAGAAGATGATCACGGCGTGGGTCGTCGGGACCCCGGAGGAGGCCGCCGAGCAGCTGCGCGAGACTGCCGAGCGGTTCGAGGTCGACGAGGTGATGATCCATCCCGTCGCCGGCGGGCGGCCCGAGGATCCGATCGACGAGACGCCCGCCCGCGTCCGCACGCTCGAGCACCTCGCCGAGGTCCTCCTGGGCTGA
- a CDS encoding serine hydrolase domain-containing protein: MPGVSAVAAAPVRTDAEDRLDSLLTALETPHARAVVVSSVGIEAQAAGDPPEGDGTAPPAATRWGSVSKGVTGHLVDTLVEEGRIDLDTEVGTVLTELPDATGRLTVRQLLTHTSGLPHDLAVTDRDRPSARAVDVLGELPAPDAAASGFTYASTNYIVLQALVERVTGEEFPATVAATGAVSAGTGPDGQAAGHGCARPARIGSAPFAGLPMAAPATCDGAGLGYGYLTGDLSDLARWAQWNLSPEGAAFHARSREAAAPTGPDSAYGFGWNYDSVDLDGTAVERIHHSGAIPGTFTRVELLPALDRAVVIVVDEYGEPGSADLVRTASSAATAVFGSESPAPARSATYPLALGAVGIAVIGAVSWLGVVLLRPARVPTRTGGRSSERSAVRTAATRFGISAVLCAAAAAAMAVVLPATTGLGPAGLARWAPDLAAGGGLVVVALAAATVVAGLRLARAARV, translated from the coding sequence GTGCCGGGCGTCAGCGCTGTCGCGGCGGCCCCGGTGCGCACGGATGCCGAGGACCGTCTGGACTCCCTCCTCACCGCGCTGGAGACCCCGCACGCACGCGCCGTGGTCGTGAGCAGCGTCGGCATCGAGGCGCAGGCGGCAGGCGACCCACCGGAGGGCGACGGCACCGCACCCCCGGCGGCTACCCGTTGGGGTTCGGTGTCGAAGGGCGTCACCGGCCACCTCGTCGACACCCTCGTCGAGGAGGGTCGGATCGATCTCGACACCGAGGTGGGCACCGTGCTCACCGAGCTCCCCGACGCCACCGGGCGCCTCACCGTCCGGCAGCTCCTCACCCACACGAGCGGCCTGCCCCATGACCTCGCGGTGACCGACCGTGACCGGCCCTCTGCCCGTGCCGTCGATGTCCTCGGCGAGCTGCCGGCGCCGGATGCCGCGGCATCGGGGTTCACCTATGCGAGCACGAACTACATCGTCCTCCAGGCGCTCGTCGAGCGGGTGACCGGTGAGGAGTTCCCCGCGACGGTCGCCGCTACGGGAGCTGTCTCCGCCGGAACCGGACCGGACGGGCAGGCCGCAGGTCACGGCTGCGCACGCCCCGCGCGGATCGGATCGGCGCCCTTCGCAGGCCTGCCCATGGCGGCGCCCGCGACCTGCGACGGCGCGGGCCTCGGCTACGGGTACCTCACCGGGGACCTCTCGGATCTCGCCCGGTGGGCCCAGTGGAACCTGTCGCCGGAGGGCGCGGCGTTCCACGCCCGGTCTCGGGAGGCCGCCGCACCCACGGGCCCGGACTCCGCATATGGATTCGGGTGGAACTACGACAGCGTCGATCTCGACGGGACCGCCGTCGAGCGGATCCATCACTCCGGTGCGATCCCGGGGACCTTCACCCGGGTCGAGCTGCTGCCCGCGCTCGATCGGGCCGTGGTGATCGTCGTCGACGAGTACGGGGAGCCGGGGTCCGCTGACCTCGTCCGCACCGCGAGCTCCGCTGCGACCGCGGTGTTCGGCTCGGAGTCGCCCGCTCCGGCGCGCTCCGCGACCTATCCGCTCGCGCTCGGCGCAGTCGGCATCGCGGTCATCGGGGCCGTCTCGTGGCTCGGGGTCGTCCTCCTCCGGCCGGCGCGCGTGCCGACACGGACTGGTGGGAGATCCTCCGAGCGGTCCGCGGTGCGCACCGCGGCGACTCGGTTCGGCATCTCGGCCGTCCTCTGCGCGGCTGCGGCCGCAGCGATGGCCGTCGTCCTCCCGGCGACGACCGGCCTCGGCCCGGCAGGCCTCGCACGGTGGGCGCCCGATCTGGCGGCCGGCGGCGGGCTCGTCGTCGTGGCCCTCGCAGCCGCGACCGTCGTCGCGGGGCTCCGCCTCGCCCGAGCGGCGCGCGTCTGA
- the pepN gene encoding aminopeptidase N, whose product MTTNLTRDEARRRSELLEISRYSVILDLGRCTDREQREFDSVTEVDFTAEQAEPTFIDLIAAGVVELALNGERLDPEAAFDGARVRFTPRTGANTLRVHARALYSRTGEGLHRFFDPADDTVYLYTQYEPTDARRVFANFDQPDLKARFSFTVLAPDGLLVRSNAPVVRESPTEPGVTCHEFADTEVMSTYITCVVAGHYAQAQTSYSHPVTGAAIDLGLLTRASLADHMDADEIFRVTAQGLDFFHTAFDIPYPWGKYDQVFVPEYNLGAMENPGLVTFTDALIFRDQVTRSMRESRANVILHEMAHMWFGDLVTMEWWDDLWLKESFADYMAGLVLAEATEHTDGWVTFALRRKDWAYRQDQYPTTHPIVADIPDVEAAKLNFDGITYAKGASVLKQLVTFVGREAFLDGSRRYFRAHAFGTATLTDFLTALAEAAPDRDVHHWADAWLRTVGVSEIELTVESGPLPAEAREDRDDHGAGTARTGRAIDDPAGIDVPDHTGDDPDGDGPGGEGAADGADVLTEVHIRQENSDGAADAGVVRPHRLAVAAFDRVGPVLERTGTWMIDFAVESCDVPEMLGTERPALILPNDGDLDYCKVRLDPVSTATALSSVSRLADPLHRALVWSALGNALRDGLLPTEDYFAAYCRALPRETHPGIAAGLRTTVLTALDRWTSPAARPEAVAGVLGAALDSLVAAEPGSDSQLDLANTVLALVARTADSTAGEPGADDPAVGAGREFASALLAGRMREFPGLEVDHALRWKALIALVALGWADTPEIEAEAAADRTGSGALHAATASAARPLPIAKMRAWEAITGDTELSNDMLSATIAGFTAPSALPLTESSVSPYFDLLDTVWTTRSIEIARRLVVGLYPHWSQRPQHVLERTDAWLADRPEAPGALRRLLLELRDDLARSIRIRGV is encoded by the coding sequence ATGACGACCAATCTCACCCGTGACGAAGCCCGTCGCCGTTCTGAGCTGCTCGAGATCTCCCGGTACTCCGTCATCCTAGACCTCGGCCGCTGCACGGATCGAGAGCAGCGGGAGTTCGATTCGGTGACCGAGGTCGATTTCACCGCCGAGCAAGCCGAGCCCACCTTCATCGACCTCATCGCCGCCGGAGTCGTCGAGCTCGCGCTCAACGGCGAGCGGCTCGATCCGGAGGCGGCGTTCGACGGGGCGCGCGTCCGGTTCACCCCGCGGACCGGGGCGAACACCCTGCGCGTCCACGCCCGCGCGCTGTACTCGCGGACCGGTGAGGGCCTCCACCGCTTCTTCGACCCCGCCGACGACACCGTCTACCTCTACACCCAGTACGAGCCGACCGACGCCCGCCGCGTGTTCGCGAACTTCGACCAGCCCGACCTCAAGGCCCGCTTCTCCTTCACCGTACTCGCCCCCGACGGCCTCCTCGTCCGCAGCAACGCGCCCGTCGTTCGGGAGAGCCCCACCGAGCCGGGCGTGACGTGCCACGAGTTCGCCGACACCGAGGTCATGTCGACCTACATCACCTGCGTCGTCGCCGGCCACTATGCGCAGGCACAGACCTCCTACTCCCACCCGGTCACCGGAGCCGCGATCGACCTCGGCCTCCTCACCCGCGCCTCGCTCGCCGACCACATGGACGCCGACGAGATCTTCCGGGTCACCGCGCAGGGGCTCGACTTCTTCCACACGGCCTTCGACATCCCCTACCCGTGGGGCAAGTACGACCAGGTGTTCGTCCCCGAGTACAACCTCGGCGCGATGGAGAATCCCGGACTCGTCACCTTCACCGATGCGCTGATCTTCCGCGACCAGGTGACCCGGTCCATGCGGGAGTCGCGCGCGAACGTCATCCTCCACGAGATGGCGCACATGTGGTTCGGGGACCTCGTCACCATGGAGTGGTGGGACGACCTGTGGCTCAAGGAGTCCTTCGCCGACTACATGGCCGGGCTCGTACTCGCCGAGGCCACCGAGCACACCGACGGCTGGGTGACCTTCGCCCTCCGGCGCAAGGACTGGGCATACCGGCAGGACCAGTACCCGACGACGCATCCGATCGTCGCCGACATCCCCGACGTCGAGGCCGCGAAACTCAACTTCGACGGGATCACCTACGCGAAGGGCGCCTCGGTCCTCAAGCAGCTCGTCACGTTCGTCGGACGCGAGGCGTTCCTCGACGGGAGCCGCCGCTACTTCCGCGCCCACGCCTTCGGCACCGCCACCCTCACCGACTTCCTCACCGCACTCGCCGAGGCCGCCCCGGACCGCGACGTCCACCACTGGGCCGACGCCTGGCTGCGCACGGTGGGCGTCTCGGAGATCGAGCTCACCGTCGAATCCGGCCCCCTGCCCGCCGAGGCGCGGGAGGACCGGGACGACCACGGCGCCGGGACCGCACGGACCGGGAGAGCGATCGACGACCCGGCGGGGATCGACGTGCCCGACCACACCGGGGACGACCCGGACGGGGATGGTCCCGGCGGGGAGGGTGCTGCGGACGGTGCCGACGTCCTCACCGAGGTGCACATCCGCCAGGAGAACTCCGACGGCGCGGCCGACGCCGGGGTGGTGCGCCCGCACCGGCTCGCAGTGGCGGCGTTCGATCGCGTCGGGCCGGTGCTCGAGCGGACGGGGACGTGGATGATCGACTTCGCGGTCGAGAGCTGCGACGTCCCGGAGATGCTCGGCACCGAGCGGCCGGCGCTCATCCTCCCCAACGACGGAGACCTCGACTACTGCAAGGTGCGGCTCGACCCGGTGTCGACGGCGACCGCGCTGAGCTCGGTATCGCGGCTCGCCGACCCGCTCCACCGGGCGCTCGTGTGGTCGGCGCTCGGCAACGCGCTGCGGGACGGACTGCTGCCGACCGAGGACTACTTCGCGGCCTACTGCCGCGCGCTGCCCCGGGAGACGCATCCCGGGATCGCCGCCGGGCTGCGGACGACGGTGCTCACCGCACTCGATCGCTGGACCTCCCCCGCCGCTCGACCGGAGGCGGTCGCCGGGGTGCTCGGCGCCGCTCTCGACTCCCTCGTCGCGGCCGAACCGGGCTCGGACTCCCAGCTCGATCTCGCGAACACCGTGCTCGCACTCGTCGCCCGGACCGCGGACTCGACCGCCGGCGAGCCGGGTGCCGATGACCCGGCGGTCGGCGCCGGGCGCGAATTCGCCTCGGCCCTCCTCGCCGGGCGGATGCGCGAGTTCCCCGGACTCGAGGTCGACCATGCGCTGCGTTGGAAGGCGCTCATCGCGCTCGTCGCGCTCGGCTGGGCGGACACCCCGGAGATCGAGGCGGAGGCGGCTGCCGACCGCACCGGTTCGGGCGCGCTCCACGCAGCGACGGCCTCCGCCGCCCGACCGCTCCCGATCGCCAAGATGCGCGCCTGGGAAGCGATCACCGGCGACACCGAACTGAGCAACGACATGCTCTCGGCGACGATCGCCGGGTTCACCGCACCGAGCGCTCTCCCGCTCACCGAGTCCTCCGTGAGCCCGTACTTCGACCTGCTCGACACGGTGTGGACGACGCGGTCGATCGAGATCGCGCGGCGGCTCGTGGTCGGGCTCTACCCGCACTGGTCGCAGCGGCCGCAGCACGTGCTCGAGCGCACCGATGCCTGGCTCGCGGACCGCCCCGAGGCACCGGGCGCCCTCCGCCGCCTGCTCCTCGAGCTGCGCGACGACCTCGCCCGGTCGATCCGGATCCGCGGGGTCTGA
- a CDS encoding FUSC family protein, which produces MSRRTGARSRPSAWPGQLSGHLRNRARLGARRTRANLSQLLQVTLGATAAYAFCALVLGHEYPFLAAVAAAIGTGVTADRRVRRSMEIGFGATAGVLVGEFMLATFGAGLWQLAVTMLLGLMIGTMINSGGIFITQIGVQSVYVISVPQAEAAQPFDRTVDALVGALVAILMALVVPNDARKGPRDRASSLLTEIAETLVESGDALARADVQAARRALSRARDTQGIVDSWRSTLRISQEATRINARSRRYAAEVTRLARAVEYADRAMRMVRVVARRTQAMAELGTARPQHAELVRDLGEGARRLRVALERGTSRTPAEEFLSGVAARLDPNGRDVADMQDRTLVLLLRPLAVDLLQASGLPEDAALEKLPVLSEDTAEGPPVE; this is translated from the coding sequence GTGAGCCGTCGAACCGGCGCCCGGTCGCGGCCCTCGGCATGGCCCGGGCAGCTCAGCGGGCACCTCCGCAATCGTGCCCGGCTCGGTGCCCGCCGCACGCGCGCGAACCTCTCCCAGCTCCTCCAGGTCACCCTCGGCGCGACGGCCGCCTACGCCTTCTGCGCGCTCGTCCTCGGCCACGAGTACCCGTTCCTCGCGGCCGTCGCCGCCGCGATCGGCACCGGCGTCACCGCTGACCGCCGTGTCCGCCGCTCGATGGAGATCGGGTTCGGTGCGACGGCCGGCGTGCTCGTCGGCGAGTTCATGCTCGCGACCTTCGGGGCGGGCCTGTGGCAGCTCGCGGTGACCATGCTGCTCGGTCTGATGATCGGCACGATGATCAACTCCGGGGGCATTTTCATCACCCAGATCGGCGTCCAGTCGGTCTACGTCATCTCCGTCCCCCAGGCCGAGGCGGCCCAGCCCTTCGACCGGACCGTCGACGCGCTCGTCGGCGCTCTCGTCGCGATCCTCATGGCGCTCGTCGTCCCCAACGACGCGCGGAAGGGTCCGCGGGACCGGGCGTCGTCCCTGCTCACCGAGATCGCGGAGACGCTCGTCGAATCCGGTGACGCGCTCGCCCGCGCCGACGTCCAGGCCGCGCGCCGGGCGCTGTCGCGCGCCCGGGACACGCAGGGGATCGTCGATTCGTGGCGGTCGACCCTGCGGATCTCCCAGGAGGCCACCCGAATCAACGCCCGCTCGCGCCGCTACGCCGCCGAGGTCACCCGCCTCGCCCGCGCCGTCGAGTACGCCGATCGCGCGATGCGGATGGTCCGCGTGGTGGCGAGGAGGACCCAGGCGATGGCCGAGCTCGGCACCGCGCGCCCGCAGCACGCCGAGCTCGTCCGCGACCTCGGGGAGGGAGCGCGGCGGCTGCGGGTGGCGCTCGAGCGGGGCACCTCGCGCACCCCGGCCGAGGAGTTCCTCTCCGGCGTCGCCGCCCGGCTCGACCCCAACGGCAGGGACGTCGCCGACATGCAGGACCGGACGCTCGTGCTGCTCCTGCGGCCGCTCGCGGTCGATCTGCTCCAGGCGTCCGGCCTGCCGGAGGATGCCGCGCTCGAGAAGCTGCCGGTGCTGAGCGAGGACACCGCGGAGGGCCCGCCGGTCGAATGA
- a CDS encoding helix-turn-helix domain-containing protein: protein MTDDSPRLLVAGALRRERERSGLSLTEAARRAGLGKSTLSQLESGAGNPSLETMWSLATTYGIPLARLLDAPDPGAAVIRLGEPPALASSTTDYVSWLLSASPPHARRDLYLISAQPGEVKESMPHPVGTTEHVVVGRGRVRVSWADRSEELSAGDYLRYPGDVLHTCAALEPDSLVVYVVETA, encoded by the coding sequence ATGACCGACGACTCCCCGCGCCTCCTCGTCGCCGGGGCGCTCCGCCGCGAGCGCGAGCGGAGCGGCCTCAGCCTCACCGAGGCGGCCCGGCGCGCCGGGCTCGGCAAGTCGACGCTCTCCCAGCTCGAATCAGGGGCCGGGAACCCGAGCCTCGAGACGATGTGGTCGCTCGCCACGACCTACGGCATCCCGCTCGCCCGCCTCCTCGACGCCCCCGACCCGGGAGCCGCAGTGATCCGCCTCGGGGAGCCGCCCGCCCTCGCCTCCTCGACGACGGACTACGTCTCGTGGCTGCTGAGCGCGAGCCCGCCCCACGCCCGGCGCGACCTCTACCTCATCAGCGCGCAGCCGGGCGAGGTCAAGGAGTCCATGCCCCACCCGGTCGGCACGACCGAGCACGTCGTGGTGGGCCGGGGGCGTGTCCGCGTCAGCTGGGCCGATCGGAGCGAGGAGCTCTCCGCCGGCGACTACCTGCGCTATCCGGGCGATGTGCTCCACACCTGCGCGGCCCTCGAGCCCGACAGCCTCGTCGTCTACGTCGTCGAGACCGCCTGA
- a CDS encoding AzlC family ABC transporter permease, producing the protein MSPLNRSGWDARLGLPRGAVRTNVFVSLPVLAMALSYGAVSGAAGFEWWQTLLLALFALGGAAELTFVGVIAAGGSPVLAVVAGLLVNSRSFPFGLAVGGFFPTDAKALPAAHLVNDETTAFARSMPNDAMRWRAFLLMGLTFLVLWPAGAVAGLGLGRAVDAELLGLDVAFPVILLCLVLSDLRVPRTAVAVGAGTGIAALTAPFVAAGLAPMLALLGLLPAALGRRTRR; encoded by the coding sequence ATGAGTCCATTGAACAGGTCCGGCTGGGATGCCCGGCTCGGTCTCCCGCGAGGAGCGGTGCGGACGAACGTCTTCGTCTCGCTGCCGGTCCTCGCGATGGCGCTGTCCTACGGGGCGGTGTCCGGTGCCGCGGGGTTCGAGTGGTGGCAGACTCTCCTCCTCGCGCTGTTCGCGCTCGGCGGGGCGGCCGAGCTCACCTTCGTCGGGGTCATCGCCGCCGGCGGGTCCCCGGTCCTCGCCGTCGTCGCCGGACTGCTCGTCAACTCCCGGAGCTTCCCCTTCGGCCTCGCGGTGGGCGGGTTCTTCCCCACCGACGCGAAGGCGCTGCCGGCCGCCCACCTCGTCAACGACGAGACCACCGCGTTCGCCCGGTCGATGCCGAACGATGCGATGCGCTGGCGGGCGTTCCTCCTTATGGGCCTGACGTTCCTCGTCCTCTGGCCGGCGGGCGCCGTGGCCGGCCTCGGCCTCGGGCGCGCGGTCGATGCCGAGCTCCTCGGGCTCGACGTCGCGTTCCCCGTCATCCTCCTCTGCCTCGTGCTCAGCGACCTCCGGGTCCCGCGCACCGCGGTGGCGGTCGGCGCCGGCACCGGGATCGCCGCGCTCACCGCGCCGTTCGTCGCCGCCGGTCTCGCTCCCATGCTCGCCCTGCTCGGGCTCCTCCCCGCCGCGCTCGGCCGGAGGACGCGGCGATGA
- a CDS encoding AzlD domain-containing protein, with protein sequence MTTAGFLLAASALAVGTFLIRILGVRLGALMRTRGSGASGSGSPEDSPVRVWFDRSATVLIAAVCVTSTLYDGQDFAGWARVLGVGAGALAAVCRVPLLGSVGIGMAVCAGARLLGLA encoded by the coding sequence ATGACGACCGCGGGCTTCCTCCTCGCCGCCTCCGCGCTCGCGGTCGGCACCTTCCTCATCCGGATCCTCGGCGTCCGGCTCGGCGCCCTCATGCGGACCCGGGGGAGCGGGGCGTCCGGGTCCGGGAGCCCCGAGGACTCGCCCGTGCGCGTGTGGTTCGACCGTTCGGCCACCGTGCTCATCGCCGCCGTGTGCGTCACCTCGACCCTCTACGACGGGCAGGACTTCGCCGGCTGGGCGCGGGTGCTCGGCGTGGGCGCCGGGGCGCTCGCCGCGGTGTGCCGGGTCCCGCTGCTCGGCAGCGTCGGCATCGGCATGGCGGTGTGCGCGGGTGCGCGCCTCCTCGGGCTCGCCTGA
- a CDS encoding DUF2516 family protein encodes MSALASIQGLVFLVLTVAAFLVELAAFIDSLRYRNEVYRAADKRTKTFWTVLLGVAAAIGFLAMPPLQAMPIFISLLGFVAAAVYFTDVRKGLRAVDPRYRGR; translated from the coding sequence ATGTCAGCGCTCGCCAGCATCCAGGGCCTCGTGTTCCTCGTCCTCACCGTGGCCGCCTTCCTCGTCGAGCTCGCGGCGTTCATCGATTCGCTCCGCTATCGCAACGAGGTGTACCGGGCCGCCGACAAGCGCACGAAGACGTTCTGGACCGTGCTGCTCGGAGTCGCCGCCGCGATCGGCTTCCTCGCGATGCCGCCGCTCCAGGCGATGCCGATCTTCATCTCCCTCCTCGGCTTCGTCGCCGCCGCGGTGTACTTCACCGATGTGCGCAAGGGGCTGCGCGCGGTCGACCCGCGCTATCGCGGCCGGTGA
- a CDS encoding alpha/beta fold hydrolase: protein MAAFGTGDPVTLFSHGFSGAIRDTRPFASGIAGTRVLVNLGGHGGRPSPGPGWTYATIADQLAQALTGSGARRALGVSMSAGGLARLITAGHPAALGLEKVAFVLPASWAGFAPEVERAAAAHVALVREHLTAGDRAGLVDALLAREPAPVRDLSPARAWVRAKVDALFDTDMADGLGLALEIAVDSAEHAARAASAFPGEVLVLTHEDDAAHPVPVARDIAAAFPRATLEILPPGSILWRGRSEVRRILTAFFND from the coding sequence ATGGCGGCCTTCGGCACCGGCGATCCGGTCACCCTGTTCTCCCACGGCTTCTCCGGCGCGATCCGCGATACCCGGCCCTTCGCCTCGGGCATCGCCGGAACCCGGGTGCTCGTCAACCTCGGCGGACACGGCGGTCGGCCCTCTCCCGGCCCGGGGTGGACCTATGCGACGATCGCCGATCAGCTCGCGCAGGCGCTCACCGGTTCGGGGGCGCGCCGTGCCCTCGGGGTGTCGATGAGCGCCGGGGGCCTCGCCCGACTCATCACCGCAGGGCATCCCGCCGCGCTCGGGCTGGAGAAGGTCGCGTTCGTCCTCCCGGCGTCGTGGGCGGGATTCGCTCCCGAGGTCGAGCGCGCCGCAGCGGCGCATGTCGCCCTCGTGCGCGAGCACCTGACCGCCGGCGACCGCGCGGGGCTCGTCGACGCTCTGCTCGCCCGCGAGCCGGCGCCGGTGCGCGACCTCTCGCCGGCCCGGGCCTGGGTGCGGGCGAAGGTCGACGCCCTGTTCGACACCGACATGGCCGACGGACTCGGCCTCGCCCTCGAGATCGCCGTCGACAGCGCGGAGCACGCCGCCCGTGCGGCCTCCGCGTTCCCCGGCGAGGTCCTCGTCCTCACCCATGAGGACGATGCCGCTCACCCGGTCCCCGTCGCCCGCGACATCGCCGCGGCGTTCCCGCGCGCGACGCTCGAGATCCTGCCGCCCGGCAGCATCCTGTGGCGGGGGCGGAGCGAGGTCCGGCGGATCCTCACCGCGTTCTTCAACGACTAG
- a CDS encoding glycosyltransferase encodes MRIALLSLHTSPAAQPGQGDAGGMNVYVRATANELAAAGHAVEIFTADPAAPTSGTVELAPGIRLHQLTTAARDKNGLSEEVADLARTIAAHPAYSGTALIWAHYWISGLVGLALAGGDRAARVPAADGPADPVLAVSFHTVAAVKDRDTGEAREPEERRRAEERIAAGADLLVANTGAEAEDLRGLLGADPARVVVAMPGVDLATFAPGPQHAARRAVGAASADLLLLYVGRMQHVKGTDTAIEALAALDRLDPVLAARTRLVMLGAASGEDTDVAELVHRIDAARLDDRVRMRPPVPAAELADWYRAADVVLVPSRSESFGFAAAEAQACGAPVIASAVGGLSHVVEAGRTGLLVAEDDPLTWAEGIEALLLDPAARARMGVEAARRAQAFDWRTCVRTVLAAADTAARRGESGGHHGRHD; translated from the coding sequence GTGCGCATCGCTCTCCTCTCCCTCCACACCTCGCCCGCCGCACAGCCCGGCCAGGGCGACGCCGGGGGCATGAACGTCTACGTCCGGGCCACCGCGAACGAGCTCGCCGCCGCCGGCCACGCGGTCGAGATCTTCACCGCCGATCCGGCCGCCCCGACCTCGGGCACCGTGGAGCTCGCGCCGGGGATCCGCCTCCACCAGCTCACGACGGCCGCCCGGGACAAGAACGGGCTCAGCGAGGAGGTCGCCGATCTCGCCCGCACGATCGCGGCGCACCCGGCGTACTCCGGCACCGCGCTCATCTGGGCCCACTACTGGATCTCCGGTCTCGTCGGCCTCGCTCTCGCCGGTGGGGACCGCGCCGCGCGCGTGCCCGCTGCGGACGGCCCTGCCGATCCCGTCCTCGCGGTGTCCTTCCACACGGTCGCCGCGGTCAAGGACCGCGACACCGGCGAGGCGCGCGAGCCGGAGGAGCGCCGCCGGGCCGAGGAGCGGATCGCCGCTGGGGCCGACCTCCTCGTCGCGAACACCGGGGCGGAGGCCGAAGACCTCCGCGGCCTCCTCGGGGCGGATCCGGCACGGGTCGTCGTCGCGATGCCCGGGGTCGATCTCGCGACCTTCGCCCCCGGTCCGCAGCACGCCGCGCGCCGGGCGGTCGGCGCCGCGTCCGCCGACCTCCTCCTGCTCTACGTGGGACGCATGCAGCACGTCAAGGGCACCGACACTGCGATCGAGGCGCTCGCCGCGCTCGATCGGCTCGACCCCGTGCTCGCCGCGCGCACCCGCCTCGTCATGCTCGGTGCCGCGTCGGGGGAGGACACCGACGTCGCCGAGCTCGTGCACCGGATCGACGCGGCCCGCCTCGACGACCGCGTTCGCATGCGCCCGCCGGTCCCGGCCGCCGAGCTCGCCGACTGGTACCGGGCGGCCGACGTCGTGCTCGTCCCCTCGCGCAGCGAGTCGTTCGGCTTCGCCGCGGCCGAGGCGCAGGCGTGCGGTGCACCGGTCATCGCCTCGGCCGTGGGCGGGCTGTCCCACGTCGTCGAGGCCGGGCGCACCGGTCTGCTCGTCGCGGAGGACGACCCCCTCACCTGGGCGGAGGGCATCGAGGCCCTCTTGCTCGATCCGGCCGCACGTGCTCGGATGGGAGTCGAGGCCGCGCGGCGCGCCCAGGCGTTCGACTGGCGCACCTGCGTACGGACGGTGCTCGCTGCGGCGGACACGGCCGCGCGGCGCGGTGAGAGCGGAGGACATCATGGACGACACGACTGA